The genomic window TCACGCCGGATTTAAAGCAAAGGCAGTGGAACGCGGAAACCTGGTGCTCAACGGTGCCAGCCTGGACCGGCTATCAAATCGACGGGCTCTGCTGTCCAGCTTTGACCAGTGGCGTCGCAAACTTGATCAACCCGATTTTTCAGACGGCCTCGACGAATTCAATCAGCGAGCGTTTGAGGTTCTGACAACCCCGCGTCTGGCAGAGGCTCTTGACTTAAGCCGCGAAGATCCGGCGACAAGAGCGCGTTACGGACTGGACAGGAACTATTCCGGTGAACGCGACGGCAAAACACACCTGGATCAGTTCCTGCTGGCACGACGGGTCATTGAGGCCGGTGCCCGCTGCGTGACACTTTCGTTCAGTCGCTGGCCGTTTGGTCGTATGCTGCAGGGTGATTACAACTGGGACTGGCACGAAGACAACTTCAACGAAGCCCGCGGTGCGCTGCCACTTTTTGATCTGGGCCTGTCCACACTGATTGAAGATCTGTCCGAGCGAGGCTTACTGGACGAGACAATGGTCGTTGTCTGGGGTGAATTCGGTCGAACTCCAAAGATCAATGCAAACGCGGGACGTGACCACTGGCCGAAAGTGGCAGGAGGCCTGCTGGCCGGTGGCGGATTAAAAACAGGTCAGGTCATCGGGTCAACCACACGCTGGGGCGAAGAGCCGCTTACACGCCCTGTGCACTTTCAGGAAGTATTTGCAACACTCTACAAACAGCTGGGGATCGATGTCGCAACCACGCAGCTCGTCGATCTGGCGGGTCGACCTCAGTATCTGGTCGACGGCCACAAACCAATGCCCGAACTCACGGGATAGATCAGCACCTCTGTGGAATGATTCACAGCAGACCGTGTGACACAGGCGTACTCCGGCCATTGAATGCGGCACGTCTTCTGTTGTTCTTTCCGTTACTGTTGGGCCGAATCCGATTTCCAGCTGCATTCGCCTAGTCCCGAACGTGTGCTGACTCGGATTATCCCGGCGAAATCCGGAAACCGGGGTTATGCAGCTTACCGAAGCACAAATCAACGAATTCAAAAAGTTTGGTCTTTTGTTTCTGCCCGAGCAGTTCACACCAGGGGAAGCGGCGTTACTGCGTGCGGAAGCGGACCGCATCTACCAGCTGGATCGCAAAGAAGTGTGGCGGGAATCAAATGGTGCTGCACGCACGGCATTTGCTGCACACAAATACAGCGAAGGCTTTCGCCGACTGGGACGTCATCCGCGACTGATCAACCCGGTCATGCAGCTCCTCGGCGGTCAGATCTACATGCACCAGTACAAAGTCAACGCCAAAGCGGCATTTGACGGTGATGTGTGGCAGTGGCACCAGGATTACGGTACCTGGCAGCGGGATGACGAGATGCCGACCCCCCATGCGATGAACATCGCTGTGTTCCTTGATCCGGTAACTGCCGCCAACGGCCCGCTCATGTTTATTCCCGGAAGCCACCGGGACGGCGTTTTTAATGCCGGGCATGATCTGCAAACCACCAGCTATCCACTGTGGACCCTTGATCGTACGACCGTAAAGCGACTGGCGGACGCTGGAGGAATCGAAGTCCCGACGGGTCCGCCTGGTTCCGTCATCCTGTTCCACAGCAATCTCGTTCACGCGAGTCCGTCAAATATCAGTCCGTGGCACCGCAGTATTGTCTACCTCAGCTTATGTGAAGTCAGCAACCACATTCGTCGTTTTCAGCGTGAAGAGTGGATCGCTCACCGGGATTTCACACCCATTGAACCACTGGACGATGACTGCCTGCTGAATCTGTCCCCCTCTTTCGACACGACGCAGGAGTAATCTCTGATGAGCCTGATGCAGCTTCTGCAGCGTCGAATGGAATCCATCGGACCGATCCGAGTGGGGCTGATCGGTGCCGGTAAATTTGGTTCTATGTTTTTGTCTCAGGTTCCGACAACACCGGGCATCGAAGTAACAGTGATTGCTGATCTCGATCCACCGCAGGCTCAAGTAACCTGCGGTGTCGCAGGCTGGGACGCCGAAACACTTTCCCGGACTCGGTTTATCGAAGACGGCACGGTGCTCGCAAAGGCCGATGATGTCGATGTTGTCGTTGAAGCCACGGGACACCCTGCAGCCGGTGTCGCACACGCACAGGCCGCTGTGAATGAGGGCAAACATATCATCATGGTCAATGTTGAGGCGGACGTTCTGGCCGGACCGCTGCTCGCCCGACAGGCCGAATCAGCAGGCATCGTTTACTCGATGGCCTATGGTGATCAGCCGGCCCTTATTTGTGAACTGGTGGACTGGGCCCGGTCATG from Fuerstiella sp. includes these protein-coding regions:
- a CDS encoding phytanoyl-CoA dioxygenase family protein, whose translation is MQLTEAQINEFKKFGLLFLPEQFTPGEAALLRAEADRIYQLDRKEVWRESNGAARTAFAAHKYSEGFRRLGRHPRLINPVMQLLGGQIYMHQYKVNAKAAFDGDVWQWHQDYGTWQRDDEMPTPHAMNIAVFLDPVTAANGPLMFIPGSHRDGVFNAGHDLQTTSYPLWTLDRTTVKRLADAGGIEVPTGPPGSVILFHSNLVHASPSNISPWHRSIVYLSLCEVSNHIRRFQREEWIAHRDFTPIEPLDDDCLLNLSPSFDTTQE
- a CDS encoding DUF1501 domain-containing protein, encoding MLKIAGPKSRYCDGISRRTWMQIGSLGLGGMALPEVLRAESSGSRNAKAKSIIMVLLPGGPSHLDMYDLKPEAPSEIRGEFQPISTNVPGIDICELLPRLAGNADKLTFLRSLMGFKDDHNTHWCSTGWRSHPPMPSSPIEPGFPPGDWPSLGAVLSKQFGPKVSGVPACVDLIPVYPDARFIIRTDPGQPGFLGPGHAGFKAKAVERGNLVLNGASLDRLSNRRALLSSFDQWRRKLDQPDFSDGLDEFNQRAFEVLTTPRLAEALDLSREDPATRARYGLDRNYSGERDGKTHLDQFLLARRVIEAGARCVTLSFSRWPFGRMLQGDYNWDWHEDNFNEARGALPLFDLGLSTLIEDLSERGLLDETMVVVWGEFGRTPKINANAGRDHWPKVAGGLLAGGGLKTGQVIGSTTRWGEEPLTRPVHFQEVFATLYKQLGIDVATTQLVDLAGRPQYLVDGHKPMPELTG